Within the Musa acuminata AAA Group cultivar baxijiao chromosome BXJ2-9, Cavendish_Baxijiao_AAA, whole genome shotgun sequence genome, the region CTAGTTCgtaatttgataatttaaatttttagacTGAATTGATATTTGTTCCGTTATATGTTAATCATATTGATATTTGACTTATTCATCGTTAATAGATTTCTAACATTCATTCGaagtcctcctttttttttttttttggtatattAAACTGAAGAAGGTAAACACATAATCCATAATGCGTTTGCATCTCATAATGTATAGAACAATTTAGAAAGACCCACAAAACGTTGGCCGACGCTGCACCATGCAAATCAATTCAGTCTTATCCATCCACATTGTTCCATCTTTGGAAACATCTCCATCTCCATTCCAAATCAATATCAAATAACAAGATAATTGAGTGCTAGAGTTCCATATCTAAATCTTTCACGAAGAACAACAGCGTTTTGGCGAAGAGTACAGTCGTACTCAGCGTCTTGCGTGATCGAGCTGCCTTATTCCGAGTTATATATCTGTGGATAGAAACAGAGCTTATGCATTCAAATGATTAACGACGTCAAGCTCATGAACAGTGGTAATAAGGTTAGCCTCACAAATGATTCATCGACAAGGACACGATGGTGGGGAGCGTACGTCAACTCTCATCGAcaaggatcggtctccttggaggaATAATATTGGATACATATAAAGGTCATGTCGTGCAAGTCTCAAATAGTCTCGCATGCAACGGGATGACTTGGGGGCGTCAGGAAGACGCTGCTGCCAATTAGCAGTACGTCTTAGGCTTTTCACTTGATATATCATGCTGCGATCGAGAAGCCCCGCGAACATGAATCATGTCTGGTGTGCATGACATAAGTTAGCCATCTCATGAGAGATATATAAGATGTGTGCTTACTTCGGTTTGTTTAGGCTTAGCTTGGATTTATATTCATAAACAAGTAATGCCGAGTTTCCTACATATCATATATAAGTAATGATAGGAGGAATATTCATTTTCATCATTCATCATTCATCATTCATGTGGAGCTCGACACATATGTCTACCATATCACTTAGAACGACAAGGATGCaatgagaaaatacatcatgtcaATGCGATCTGAatagaaaatatttttcgagtatcttctattccaagaaacatcaccctaATTGTTCACGGTTAGAACGACACCGACTATAAAAGATGAATATGAGCATAGTTTTTGAGATCGAAATTTCGAGTATTGACTTAGACATCAAAGGAACCCCTCCTAACATTCATCTTCGTGCAAAAGAAAAGCGATTTGTATTTGACATCACATTATCAATTCTCAACACCTAAGGTGATCCTAGCACGGATGATCATCAGTATAAGATGATAACAATTTAGAAAGTATAAATACTTGAAATACTCTTGTCATTCGTATTAACTGTTCTACTCTCATTGCattcttttccccctttttttttgttattcttaaaagaaaagtaaatttctaaaaattatatcaaatattAACAGAGAATTACTGTGGATAAGTATTGCATTGGAGAAACCGATCCCATAAACCGATCAATTTGAagaaaatattgattttattggGAATTGGAGCATCATTGATCTACCATTCAACTGATAGATATTAAATTATAATGAAGTATACCGTTGAAAAAGAACCACAATGAAGTATTTACAAGTTCCGAAAGGATATATGCATGCTTAGATTAAATTTGGAGAGGTGGCATGGCGACATATGATTGGTTTGAGATTGACATGAGAGACGGTAGGGAGGCAGGAAGCTTCAAGACGAAGGCGCCGAGAACATCCGATTGGCCCGAGGAATGGATTCATGGACGTATCATTCCGAGACATTATTTGATGGCGAGCCTTGTATTATTGCCCTCCAATTGCCGCCGCAAGACACCAAATAAAATAATTTGGCGTTGGGTCCCACGTCTTTGTCATGCCATATCGAGGACAACATCTTACGCGGCTCTCGTGACTCCCAAGTTGATGAATCATGCACTGGGCATAGCTACTGCATATTAATAATCATATCGTCCATCGAAGTTACAAAGAAAATGACATGCCTCTTTGGTAACTTTCCAAAATAAACCAAGCAAGCATTTCTCATGTCGCAGTTGCATAAATGAACAGCTGAGACAAATCCtacatgtatattatatatacagaCACACGTATATTTGACGTACTACCAGAAGCAATGACCAAACCATTGTTGCACTCATCTTATTGAAGGGTAAAACGTACGGCTGTGATACTAAAAACAGGCGATTGTGGTaatccgcttcttcttcttctctctcgtgTCATCAACAGTTCCACAGACAGCGATGGAGCAGCAGACCGTGGCCGGCCGAGGCAGATGGGACGAATTCCCGCCGTCCAATTTCATCGTTTGACATGACGGAAGTGATCTCGGGGTTCATCTCGGCGGTGAGCCCCGTGTCCTGCGACGCGCTGACCAGCTCCCTCTCTGCACTGCATCTGATCGGCTTCTTCGCCAAGATCGCGTCGGGCTGGAACTGCATGCCGGAGCACAAGGAACTCGACAGCGACATCATGGGGAGGAAGATAGGGGCCGGTGAACCTTGGCGAGGCTCGGCCGAAGCACGGAGAAGAGAGGAACGGAAGCACTCGTCGAACAGCTCGCCATTAGTCCCGGCCGTCGCGTTGGAGAAGCAGGTCACGTAGACCGAGTCGAACGTGGAAGCGGCTTGGTTCTCGCTGACGTAGCTAACGTGGGTTTCCTTCGACGGTGGCAGAAGAGGAACGTTCGGTTTGACCGGCTTCTTGATGCTTGTGATCTTGTGGAACACCCTGCAGACCACCCACTCGTTCTACACACACACATGAACAAGAAAGGAAACCATGGTCAAAGAGCTGAggaagagagtgagagagagagagaaggggtgaGTGGCTACCTTGGCTACGGTGGGCGGAAGGTTGTAGACGGAGTACTTCCCCTCCAACCGGTACTCGTGCATTACCCAGTCGCTCTTCTCCCCCTTGGGAGCCCTGCCTCTGTAGAACACCAGAGTCTTCTTCATCCCCACGAGGCTCTTCCCTTTGTAGATCGCGGTGTCTTTACCCGTTGCCTTCCAGTAGCCCGCCTTGGTTGCCCTGTTCGTCCTCAACCCCGTGGGGTACTTCCTGTCCCTCACGCAGAAGAAGTACCACTCTTTCTCTCCCATGTTTGCTCTCACTACCAGCGAACGAACAAAGAACATTGTAACAAACAGCCTCTGATTGCAGAGACAAGAGGAGACGGAAACAAGATGCAGCAAGACTTACAAGGCAGATCCCAAGGCTCATGCTTGTTCAAGTCGACCTCTCCGATAGCCACAGCATGGAAACCGGCATCCGTCACCTTCTTGGCGAGGTAGTGGGTGATGAGCTCTTCATCAGTGGGCTGAAATCGAAACCCAGGCGGCAATTCCATGTGCCGATGATCCTCGCGCCTGCGAAGAACCGCAACACCATCGTCTTCCATTTATCGTTACACGCGCTGTTCGATCACCCGCTGTATCAACAGAAGATGACGTATACTAAGAGATCGAATTGGGGGTATCTAACACGAGTTATGGACCCACTAACAACTAAGTTACGCAATCCAACAATCAAAACAAAAGGACAAGCGATACAGCTAGTACGTGAGAGCACATACACAGCATGATTTTTCATGAGAGACACGACGTAACTTACCACACAAGTTACAACATCTGCTTAGCGTGGTAAGTTGTGGACGCGCTTGGCTACGAATGTATGACCACGTACTCATCCACCTGACATCACGTGGCGGACATTCCAACTAAGACATGACAGGATGCGGGAAACATTCCAACTGAGACGGCATTTTGTTGGCCGAGCTTTTTATTTTTGGAGACTGGATTATTATCGTTCTATAATTTGGACTAATACATCCAATTATGCTACTATTCAAGTTATTCCGAGAGCCACTGTGGCAGCTTTTGGAACACCTTTCATTGAGATTCCTTTGTCTTTCCTTGTGCTTCAACTTGCAGTATGTTTGATCCTTTCATCACTAACACCCATTACACTCGGATCAAATTTACCTTTTCTATTATAAACATCTCATGCATGGTCAAATGTTTATAAGGATTTCCAATGGATCTTCTCATACCGAAAGACTTCTCTTCCGATCAAGGATGAGTAAGCAGGTTTAGTATACCACCACCACTAAATTGATAGTTTGGGTGTAAAAGAATAGTTACAAAATAGGTTTTGTAATACTGCTTGTACTTCTACTTTTTATCTGGAGAGAGAAGAAAACATGAAGGGTCTTCAGCAACTCTGAAGGGTCCACGGAATTGTAAGATAGCATGTTGTAGTTGGTTGTGCTCATAGTAGAGTAAACAGCATCTTGGAAGGACAGTAACGACTGGTGACCTGTTGAGTGTGTTCCCTTCTTGCTTCTGATCATAGATATGTTTCATACTGTATAGCAAGAGGATGATTCTTTAGCTTCCTCAATTGTTCATCAGCATCTTTCTTGCAGGCCATGGATGCATGGACATCTTCAGCAATTGATTCGAGGATCAATTTTAACATGGCTCCTAATTGAAATCAGGCTCAGTCTGGATCGAGTTTGAAGTTCTACAACAGTACCAAGACGTTTCTATTTTCTTAGCTATATTAGAAGATAGGATAAAAGTGAGACTCTAGAAGAAGTCTATCTGATGCTAAAAACACACGTAACATGTCCACGCCAATCCAATATCAAGCTTGAGATATTACAAAGACGATCTTTTCATATCTAATCCATCATCCTTGTCATAGCTGCAGGCATCTCATAGCTATGCTGTAGCTCAACGTTGTTGGCACCTACtaatccttgtcatgatttaaagtTCACTTCCGGAGATTAGTGCAAGGGGCATAGTCAGGCGAGAGGCGGCTTTGACAAGTCAATAAGAGTTTCCAGATGAGAATTCACAAACATTTTCCAGATTCAGAATCATATCTGCAATATTCTTATTTTCACTGAATAATCAAATAAGaatattcttcttttaaaaaatatttttctgtcaaattcaattgataaaaaatatatatatatcatttttttcagatagaagataaacattttctttttcaagGCTTAGATATGAACTTAGATGGGTTCCCACAAAAGAGGTGAAGTGAGATTATCCAATCAACTTCatctcttctcctttttcatTAGCAAGAGTTGAGAATACAAGTGTATGATCGAACAAGAAAGATAACCATGAGAAGACAAGTATGTGTTCCTACTGTTCTATGTTTATGCCTTCATTATGCAGCAAGAGGTCAAAGCAAGTGTTGAAACAATCATTGATCTATTGAAAACAGGAGACCAAAGCAAGAAAGGCATAGAGACGAAAACAAACACTAAAGCATATCAGATCTCTAACATACTTCTTCAGCATATGCAAAAGTCACAATTGTCTCCGAAACAGGAGACCAAAACAAATACTAAAACATATCACACCTCTAACACACTTCTTCGGCTTACGAAAAGTTATAATTATCTCTTtgaagatatttgataaaattgaaACGATACAAAGAAGATAAAATTAAAGTGATACATAGAAGATTAGCAAAGGAGTCAACTAAAAactttgataatttatcataagattTTAGGCTCGAATCACAATCTATTGATATCAAAATAAGTAAAAACAAAGACGATAGTATTTGTTCCGAAAGAGCCATGAAtcttatcatatctataatatagttCTTCAGCGCATCCAAAAGCAATAATCTAAAATATAATTGGATGCAATAGGAAATCTGGCAAATCATCATAAGGAGTCGAAAAGTTGTGACCATATTACTACTACAATAGAAAGATCATCGTACCGATGATCACTATGTTTGGACTAAGTTCTAAATTCCCCTGTAAACACAACCAATCAACTCCTCAATCAATTCCCCTGTAAATAATGTCGTCGTTATTGAATGAATGATGATAGGTGCCAACTCCTCAATCAAAACATACACTCCCCTCACATAGATAATTAACCGACAAGAAAACAAGCAAATGGAGGCCTTTCATAGTCTGACGAAAAAGATGGTGAGATCGGGGCCGTCGCCGTCGTCGGGGCCCGTCATGTATAGCGTCTCCGAGTCCCTCGACCCGATGACGTGCTCGAACCCCGCCCTCACGTAAGCCATCTCCCCCTCCGCGTCGGTCTTGGATGGCAGCACGCCGGCCCCCATCGACACCGCCCGCAGCGTCTCCATCACCATCAGGTCCCCCTCCGACGCATCCCGCCGGACGCCGTACCCGCACTTCTTCCCATTGCAGAACATGGTCCAGAGCGACTCGTCCAGGAGGCTCGGCGACGACGAGTGCCCGTCCTTGCCGTGCTCAGGAGGCTTCCTCTCGCACTCCAGGGCGATGCGCACCATGCCGGTGCTCATCTCACGTAGGAGCGCCTGGGTCTGCATGGAGAGCTCGACGACGAGGGAGGGCAGGCACCGGGAGTTCTCCTGGAGGGAGAACGACACGCGGCCATTGCGGTAGCCGAAGAGGGTGCCTGTGACGAGGTGGCGGCTGCGGCGTCGGATGTCGGAGGAGAGGGGGGAGGCGGAAGGGGTGCAGATGACGAATGGGGCGACGGCGGTAGAGGAGCTGCGGCCGCAGGGCTGTGAGAACTTGCACCTGGGAGTGAAGATTGGGAGGGTGCGGCAGAGGGAGCGGAAGAGGCGGAGGACGCGGGCGGGCCgccggcggcggtggtggcgcgACGAGGGGGGCACGAGGGAGACCAGCGGCGAGAGCTGGTGAGGGTGGTTGAGCATGGGATTCTGCGGATTCTCGGCATCAGTAGCGACGGCTCTCTGGTGGGGCTCCGACATTGGGGTGGCCGTGGGGTCAGCCGCGTCGGGGGTCGTTGTGGTGCTGGCCGGAGCGGCCATTCGAGGGGAGAGTGAGAAGTGGAGGGGCCCACTCGGGGAAGGGAGAACACGGAGGTAATTGGGCGGAGTTGGCTCGTTAGTTTCTGGCGGCGAAAGGTGAGGCGCTTCGTACGTGCTTCGGGACGTTTGGGTCGGACTTGGTCTTTCCGCATCTTATTTCCGGGTACACAATACGGGTTACCCGACACGCGTTCCCATCCGttattgtaatatatatatatatatttgtttggaTGGATTTGTTGTTTTCACATTCCCCTGACGGAGCTTCTCACGAACattttttcttaaagaaaaaacatatttttattggtttttgtaaacaataaaaatttaagtattttaGATCGATAAACAATAAAAATTGCTCCttttaactttttatttatttatatatactcTAGTCTCAAGCGACCGAAGAACTAATCAAGTTGACCTCTTCTATGGTTTTTGACCGGATCGAActacaaaataaataattaagattttaTTATTAGTCAAAATCAGTACACTCAGCTTTGAGTCGTTATATCAATAAATTTTATTGCTTTAGAtacaaataattatattttattaatttgatttattatgtcaatttctataagttatttatattttaaaaatataaatttatttttggcaATGTAGTCTcttttaaaattgataaatataaattatcgtAAGGTTCTATATATTCGtcatttatcttttataaaaaaaatattgataatttaagtgattcgagTAGAAAAAAATTGAGAAGAGATTATAAATAAGAGGTCTTCGTCCCAACTGACACAGAATCCATGCAAATTGAGATCATTAGAAAATGGTGAGGAAGACTGACTCATAGGTTCGCACGAATAGTCCATACCGTTGAATGCGTCTATAACGTAAATTTACCTACTGCCAGAGCGCGTGCATTTACACTGTCAAAGACTATGACCGTTGACTTCAAATTGCACTTGTTCTTGTTACCGTTCTTTTAGCTACAATCAAATGTATTAGTGCAATATATAACTCTTTGACTTGATCCAGCTTCTGATTGATATAAACAGGGACTCATGGTTCGACTTCCACATCTCAAAGTTGAGAGGTTGAGAGGCAAGAGAAGTGAAGccagtgaagagagagagagagagagagagagagagagagagagaggcaataaTGGGGAAGAAAGCCGCTTATGCCATTGCATCATCTGCCTCTCGGCAACCCTCTTCTTTGTGGCAGTCTATCGTAAGAGTCGGTGCTGCTCGTCTGGGCTGGCCACACTCCTTTCTTGATCCCAAGGATTCTCGTGATACagaaaaagagaaggagaagCAACCCATGGTGAGATCTCTCActgatatgtatataatataggattaattatagtttattttttataattaattatctttagtacctctcatttgttatatttttaaaaattatattgataacctTATATTTGTCACCGAAAACGTTTTGACTTTATCTCATTTCAATTTATCACTAAGTACATGTGCTATTTCTATCAGTAAAATTGACGACGtgaaaagaaacaagattaaatattttactttcataaatatatatatctcaatataatttttaaaaatatagatacCAAGATACTATTGATAACTAATTAgaggagataatatataattagttcacATAATacctacatatataaatattatctcAAGTCATGTGTTATAATATGAATATATTTTATAGGTCGGAGGAGATCAATTGCTTGTCTTGAACAAAACTCAACGTGGGCCGACAAAACCAAACCCAAGTGAAGGAGAAGGAGGCAAAATCAACTGATCAGTGTCAAACATGAAAGATCGCTAATTGGCTTTTGCATGTGAATTGTTATGTAATGCATGATAAGTATGTGTACATTTTGAAGGTTTGTTGATCACAAAGTTCAATGTTTTGTGTGTTCATGAAGTTGAAGTAGATGAACTTTTGGGTGCTTCCTTTAACATTTTCTCATCCTTTACTATTTTTAAGACTCCTCTCATACTATAAGTTCTCGAGAGCGTTGATATATACAAAGAAATCGGGGTATAAATTTCTCCGAAGTTTATAGAGTAAATATTTTCCAAACCCTATTGATTTTCAAGTAGTTACCCTTCGTTATGTCATACAAGAAGTAATTTCTTAAGTTAGaactttgttttttttatttagtcCATCTCAATTCTTCtagaaataatttctttaatcatTCTTTATTAGATCAATTTAATATCTAGAATATTTTAAAACTAATTTATGTGTCGTAAATCAAGTTGATCGAAAATAACTGATATGTCATACCCTTCGTTATGTCATACAAGAAGTAATTTCTTAAGTtagaactttatttttttttatttagtccaTCTCAATTCTTCTAGAATTAATTTCTTTAATCATTCTTTATTAGATCAATTTGATATCTAGAATATTTTAAAACTAATTTATGTGTCGTAAATTGAGTTGATCAGAAATAACTGATAattgataaaaaatcataatagaGATACACATCGAATAACATCTCTACTTGCTTATATccttaattaatttattatttgagAATCAATTTGAATAACtaatctgattgtataatttgaaTGATTGATTGAGAAAATTCTCTTCCTCAAAACCAAACCTATAAATACTCATCACCTCAATGAATAAAGATCCTCTCTTTCACAATATATTTTTCACTTCTACAAGAACATCGATCTAAAATATTGAAGTCTAGTATATACCCTCAGACCATTATGAACTGATTCATATCCTTACTTCATAGGTGTGATTAAATTTGATGTATTATATGTTGATTTGTAGGATAGTTGACTACGTAAAAGATCCATGTGTTCATACCATGGCTTTCAAGATGCATGTGAAACAAGAAGGGATCGATTGACCCACACAGAATGCTTCGATGACACACTTCCTCCTTACACTTTGGTCATCCATTTTTCAGCTTCATAGAATAttcaacaaaaaaatttaaattttatattattgaacTAAGTTTTAATATCAATGATGAAGGTTTTTAGATTTTCAAGTTGAGCGATGATGTTGGTTagacttttttttgttttgtttttttgatgatgatgagTATATTGGCCTTGACACATTAGGTGAACAAATTAATGGCCAcgatcaaatattttattttccctGATCATATTATTTTAAGGAACTTAGCCATGTCTTACCTCATTTGTGACTAATAGTGTCCTTACCTTATAAACGTGAAGGCTAACGCTTGGTCATCCTTCTTGCAACTCTCGAGTCATATTGGGGAAAACAAATGTTTGTACAACATCCTATtaatcatgaaaataaaataaaagaatagtTTGACACTATGTTATTACCATTATCATTAAAAGATTAtgatcaaatatataaaataatatttatataattaattttaatagtcatagtattataatattaatcataaattatgaatgaaataattatattattaaataaacCAATAAAATAGAATAAAACTGCTAATGTCGATCCCAAgtctagataaaaaaaaaatagaggattgTGTTAGGTTACTAACAACCCACGTAAAATTATATCAAATCTTATGAATATAGATTTTAATCAATTTTAGTATAGAGCTAAGTCGTCATTTGGAAGTAACGTGAGACATTTTCATCACGTAGGTGTCTCAAATTGTAAACTTTGAGATAGGAGATTATTTAAAAGCAACCTATCACATTAGCTTCTGGATGTGGTGCTAAGTAGGTAAGGGTTCTCCCATTATTTTGAACTAGTAAGAGTAAAGAACTTAGTCCAAGAATTCAGGATTAGATTAATAACTTGGAATATAAAAACACTTTCAGGGAAGGGATTAGAATTGATAGACACTATGATCagaaaaagataaatattatttatttataagagaCTAAGTGGgtagaaaaaaaattagagagaTTGACagtattatatttaaattttagtatactaaaaatattaaacacataatcatatatgaattattattgataaggatcataaaaataatattatagatGTAAGAATATTTAAAGATAGAATTAtagtttcaaaatttataaaggaAAAATTGTTCTAAATATTATTAGTGCTTATACCCCtcaagattagatcaaataaaaaaaaaatttagaagagAATGAATGGTCATATCGGGAAAACATATGACGAATATAAAGGATGCATGAGAGCTTTAGTTACGGAGAGAGAAATAAATATGGTATTATGATTTTTAAAGTTTATAACTTCATATAATTCTATAATTATAAATACTCACCTTAAAaagaattagaaaattttaattacttACCAAGTGGTCACAATTGTAATCAAATGGACTTTTTACTCACTAGAAAgatagataaaattatttataagaattataaagttatacctaGCTAAAGTTTGACAAATCAATATAGGTTGAtg harbors:
- the LOC135623727 gene encoding NAC domain-containing protein 92-like, giving the protein MEDDGVAVLRRREDHRHMELPPGFRFQPTDEELITHYLAKKVTDAGFHAVAIGEVDLNKHEPWDLPLRANMGEKEWYFFCVRDRKYPTGLRTNRATKAGYWKATGKDTAIYKGKSLVGMKKTLVFYRGRAPKGEKSDWVMHEYRLEGKYSVYNLPPTVAKNEWVVCRVFHKITSIKKPVKPNVPLLPPSKETHVSYVSENQAASTFDSVYVTCFSNATAGTNGELFDECFRSSLLRASAEPRQGSPAPIFLPMMSLSSSLCSGMQFQPDAILAKKPIRCSAERELVSASQDTGLTAEMNPEITSVMSNDEIGRREFVPSASAGHGLLLHRCLWNC
- the LOC135622227 gene encoding protein MIZU-KUSSEI 1-like yields the protein MAAPASTTTTPDAADPTATPMSEPHQRAVATDAENPQNPMLNHPHQLSPLVSLVPPSSRHHRRRRPARVLRLFRSLCRTLPIFTPRCKFSQPCGRSSSTAVAPFVICTPSASPLSSDIRRRSRHLVTGTLFGYRNGRVSFSLQENSRCLPSLVVELSMQTQALLREMSTGMVRIALECERKPPEHGKDGHSSSPSLLDESLWTMFCNGKKCGYGVRRDASEGDLMVMETLRAVSMGAGVLPSKTDAEGEMAYVRAGFEHVIGSRDSETLYMTGPDDGDGPDLTIFFVRL